One Bacteroidota bacterium genomic window, CTTCGAGGATCCCTTTAAAAGTTGGTGGAGATTATATACGAGAAGCATTAAGTATGGCGGGGCAGTATAGTGATTGGATATCAAAAGGCGACATTGAATCCATTGACAAATTAGAAAACAATGAAGGAGCTATTGTTTCTTCTGGGGTGAAAAAACTGGCTGCTTACAAAGATGAATGGGGCGAGTTGTTTGTATTCAGCGCTACTTGTCCTCATCTTGGTTGTGTTGTTCAGTGGAATGCAGATGAAAAAACATTTGATTGTCCCTGTCACGGTTCTAGATTTACTAAAGAAGGGAAAGTGATCAATGGTCCGGCAATCTCAAATTTAAAAAGTATTGAAATAAAAAGTTTCGCTGAAAAAACCTGATCATTGAGATTTTAATCAAATTAATGTAGCATCTACCAAATACAAAACCGATTCATAGTTTTTACCGACCGCTTCACTCATTGCCATTTCACAGGTTTTTGTAGAAGAATAATAACCTTCATATGTTGCATTCTTTACTTCATCTGCCTCGGCTGAGGTTGCCGATGCAGTCAATTCAGGGAAAAGAAAACCTCTGTCGCCGGCCATACCGCAACAGCCTGCTGTTTTAGGAACACTAACATTTTCTGAAAAGCAGGAAGCGATCTTTAAAAATTTATTTTCAATACCCATTTTCTGTAATGAACAAACCGGGTGTAATACAATGCTTTTCTTTTTTTGTACCGATAGATTTTTAGGAAGAATGTAATCATGCAAATAATCAATACTATCTATGATGCGTAAGCCATCGAATCGTTCTTTATTGTCTTGCGTAAGTACAGGTCGAAGATGTTGTAATGTGTAAGTACAAGAACTGATATCCATCACTACCGGATATTTACCTGTGCCAGTTATCTTCCACAGATGATCAATAATTTTGTTCGCCGTAAATTGAAATGCTTTCCCATATCCTTTGGATGAATATATCTGACCGCAACAGGTACCGATGATATTATTAGCAATGATCACATTCACACCAGCTTTTTCAGAAACACTTAAAAATGTTTCCATAATATTTTTCTTTCCATCGGCAGATACACCCATTAGCCGGGAAATACATCCAGGAAAATAAACGATCGAATCATTGATTGCCGAAATAGCAAATTTATTTTTTAAGGATTTTAAAGATGGGGGAGAACCTAATTGTTCTGTCCATAATGGAAACGATGGAATGATCTTCCGTATTCCTTTTGTTAAGTGAAACATCGCCTTCTTACCGGCAAACTTATTGAAACCCGTTCCTGCTTTTAATGCAAACCTTGTTGTTCTTTCTACAAGTCCAAAATTTTTTGCAACAAACAAAGCAACGCTATTAGACAATGAAGAATGATTTTCTCTTCTTAGACGTTTAACAAGGTCGCCGGTATTAATATCAACGGGGCAAGCTGTTGCACACATACCATCTACTGCACAGGTATCAAGCCCGTCATACTGGTATTGCTTCAGCAGTTCTTTGTAATCATTTTGTTCACCGGCATTTTTTAATTGTACCAATGCACGACGTACAACAATTCTTCTTCTTGGCGTCAGTGTAAGATCACGACTGGGACATTTATGTTCACAATAGCCACACTCGATACATTTATCTACTTCTTCTTCAACAGGCGGTAGTAGCTTCAGATTTTTTATATGTACTTCTTTGTCTTCATTAATTATGACGCCGGGATTCAGCAGGTTAAAAGGGTCGGCTGCGGCTTTGATGCGTTTCATAATTCTATAAGCATCGCCACCCCATTCTGTTTCTACAAATGGCGCCATATTCCGGCCGGTGCCGTGTTCGGCTTTTAATGTTCCGTTATATTTTGTTACTACTATCTCAACTACTTCACGCATAAAACGATCATAGCGTTCTATCTCTGTAGCCGTATCAAAAGCCTGTGTAACTACAAAATGAATATTGCCATCTTTTGCGTGGCCGAAAATGATAGCATTGTCATATTCGTATTTTTTGAAAGAGGTTTGTAAGTCAAGTATCGCATCTCCTAATGTTTCAAGCGGGAAAGCAATATCTTCTAATATAACTGTAGTGCCGCTGGCACGTACTGCTCCTACGGCAGGAAACAATCCTTTACGAACCTTCCATAAAAAATTTATTTGCTCCGGGTCGCTGGTGAATTCAGGTTTATTTAATAATGAAAGCTGGTTTGAATATTGAAGAAAATTACCGACTCTTGATTCTAATTTTTCAGTTGTTTGTTCCTGGAATTCGATGAGTAAAGCAGCAGCTGTTTCCTGCAAAGTTTTTACGAAGGGATCAATGCCTTTCATATTTTCAACTGCACGCAAAGATGCACGGTCCATTAATTCCACCATTTCAGCGCCGGAATTTATTAGGGGAATGATTGCTTTGCAGGCAGAATAAATATCAGGGAAAAATAAAAGCGAAGTTGATTTGCATGGCAGATCAGGAATAGTTTGCATTACAGCTTCAGCAATAAAGGCCAGTGTGCCTTCTGCACCGATAAGGAGATGAGCAAATATGTCAAAAGGATGATCATAGTCTAAAAATGCATTCAGTGAATAACCAACTGTGTTTTTTGTTTTGTATTTAAAACGGATTTTGTCATGAAGCGATTGATTTGCCCTTATTTCATTACGAAGACTTTTTAATTCAGTGAAAAGCTCCGGGCATTCAATTTCAAAATTCTTATAGTCAGTTTCTTTTTCAGTTGTAAATATTTTTCCATCAGGTAAAATAAAACGGATATGTTTTGCTGTATGATAGGAATTGTATTTCACTCCACAGCACATACCACTTGAATTGTTGGAAAGTATACCACCCATCATAGCAGCGCTGATACTGGAAGGATCGGGGCCGATCTTGGTCTTATATTTTTTCAGGTATGCATTTACCATGGCGCCGGTAATACCCGGCTGCACTCTTACTTTCTTTCCTTCTTCTTCAATTTTTATCCTGTTCCAGAACCGGCTCAGGTCAACAAGAATACCATCTGTAATAGACTGGCCGGATAAACTGCTGCCACCCGTACGGAATACCAGCGGAGTTTTAGAATTATGAGAAAAATTAAAAAGCAATCTGATTTCTTCTTCACTTACAGGCTGCACGATTGCTTTTGGTAAAAGATAATAGAATCCTGCATCCGAAGCATAGGATACCCTGTCGATAAGCCGCGACTTAATTCTTTCTTCAGGGAGTATTTGTTGCAGGCCTTGTATAATGTCCATGAATGATTCAATAAAGTAACGGTGTTAAGATAAAGAATTTCTTACTTTTCCTTGCTGTATTCAATTCGATCACCTCGTTAATGAAACTATCAATTCTTTATGTTGCGGATATTGTTTGGTCAGTTTGACTCTGTCACCCATTTCAAAATCAGCAAAATCAAAACCCGGCGAAACAGTACATCCCACCAATGCATAGCTACTTCCGGTTTTCAATCTTGATGCAAACCAGTTGCCTGATTTAATAACGCAAAAAGGAGATTCACCATTTTCGGGATTCTTTCCAAGCCGATGTTCTGTCAATTCCCCTTGCTTGTTTATTTCATAAATGCATAAGGTATCACCATCATAAAAATGCCATAACTCATCGGATCGTATGCGGTGAAACGCCGAGAAATCATTTTGTCGCAATAGGTAGTAAATATGTGTGCAGCTATTTCTATCGCCGGAAAAATTCTCAGGCAATGATGATCGGGGAATTATCAGATCTGCAGTATATATTCTTGCATAAGCCCCGCCTTCAGGATGGGGTTGCAGTTGCAGGTGCTTTATCCAGTAATCTGCGTTATGCTGGGTCATCAATTTTTATGTTCAATAAAAACTCTTCGTCCGTTTAATGCAGTGATAGAGTCAAGTGCCCTGGCAGTATCTGTTGTAGCTACAGGCATCAATACGTATAATTTATAATTCACTGAGTCTTTTGTTTCCATCTGTATCGGCCATCCATTTTCTTTTAGCTGGTTGAACCGTTTGAAGGCACGCATGGCTTGAAACTGGTCAACAACAAATTTATAGTTGACTTCAGTAGTTTGTGATTGAGTGGTTGGCTGAATCGCCGTATCTGGTTTAATCGTAGAACTGTCAATTACTATTGTTCCATTTTCATTTCCAGGTTCTGTATTTTCTGTATCAATTACTGCTTCTTTCTCCGATGTTCTTTTGTACAGGTAGTAACCGCCAAGTATAACCAGGCCTAGCCCTAATAAAATGAATAATGCGATCATTGGTTTGCGCCAGTTTATTTGTTTAGGTGCTTTTAAAAACACTGATTTAAAATCCGGCATATCAGCAGAACTTCCTGTTTCCATGCTCATATTGCGTTCAGCAATTCTTTCTGGCAAAGCGATGCCTTGTATAAATGAATAGTTTCCTTCTTTATTTTTTGAAACTGTACCAATGCCATCGAATGCATAGGATTTCCCGATATTTAAAAATTGGTGTACGATCTCAAGCTGGCTTTCAAGATCAGAAGCAGCCAGCGTTTTCATTTTCCCCGTATGTTTTGATATATACTCAATAAGCCCGTCATCGGTTTTTGTTGCCGTATTGCTTTCAAAGGTTATAGTTCCCGCAACATCAGATTTTGACTTACTGTCCGGATCGGGGTTATATGAAGAATCAAGAAAGAAACTGCCGATACCCTGAATGCTGAGTTTCTTATTGGCAACCAGGTAGTCGGCTAATTGTTGTGCTAATTTCAAAGTTTGGATTTTAAGGCTCAAGATAGAATTTTTTATCAGCCCCGTCAAGCTTAGTTGACTTAAGTTAATTTTGCCACCAAATGCTTACACAACAGGAAAAGGACTTTATTGTTTACTGGGAAAACAACCGTGAACGTAGAAAAAAAGTCATTAAACAGCTTTTTATAGGATTGCCTCTTGGGACCTTATTGGTAGCTCTTATTCTTATAAGTTCCCTGTCGGGCTGGTATAAAAGAGCCGTTATGGAAATTAATTTCGACTCATCATTAATAATTGTTTTATTGATTGCTTCGCTGCTTATTGTGGCGTTTATCGTTGTATTTTCTGTACGTCACAGGTGGGAAATGGATGAGCAGCAGTACCTCGAATTAAAAGCCCGGGAGAAGAAAAACAACATTTAACAATTCATCGGGGCAGCATATTTATCTTGCCGGTGGTCAATAGGGCAGAACACCTATATTTGCGCAAAATTTTTCCAATGACCCGAAAACTTTTAGTTTTTTTAATTTTTAGCGTTGTATTCCTCCAGTTTTCATGTCTTAAGACGAATAAGGATTGTGAGTTTAAGCCCTGCGAATTTGTGGCGCCTGCTGCAGAATCACAGGAAGTGAGTGCGTACCTCGGTGCAAATGGCCTCCCTGGTACAAAGCACTGCAGCGGAATGTATTATAATATCAGCAATCCAGGTACTGGCAAATCACCTGATGGTTGCTCGTATGTAAACGTAAAGTATAGAGGTTATACAACCACCAATCCCATTCCATTTGATGAAAAGACAACTGCTCAACTCATCAATCTGAATCAGGTAATAACCGGTTGGAGATCTGGTATTCCTTTATTGAAGGAAGGTGGCATAATGACGCTTTATGTTCCTCCTTATCTCGGTTATGGCACCCAGCCGTTGAAAGACCCTAGTGGTAATGTAATTATTCCAGGTAATTCTATTCTCATTTTTGATATTGAGCTTGTGACGGTTGAACGTTAAAAACCGATACTAGCTGCTAACAAAGAGCCGCCCCTAATAAGGCGGCTTCTTTATTTATATTTGTAAAAATCTATCCGTTTGTCACACGAAGCCATTTCAGTTTTTGATATTCTTAAAATAGGTGTGGGACCATCCAGTTCGCATACGCTTGGCCCATGGAGGGCTGCGCAAAAATTTGTTCAGTCTATTTCAGACAAGAACTTATTACAGCAGGTAACTACAGTCCGTGTATTATTGTATGGTTCACTGGCAAAAACCGGCAAAGGCCATGGTACAGATATAGCAGTTCAATTAGGCTTATGCGGCGAGGATCCTGTAACCTTTGATGTTAATGCGATCAACAGCCGTATTGCTGATATCGCATCCATGAAAGAGATCCTGCTGGGAGGTTTGCATGAAGTACAATTTGATCCCCATAATGATATTGAATTTTTATTCAGCGAATCATTGCCCTTTCATCCGAATGCAGTTACATTTTTAGCCGAGTGCAGAAATGGCGAAGCCATCTCAGAAACTTTTTACAGTATAGGTGGTGGGTTTGTAGTAAAAGAGGGAGAGGAGAAAGGTTCTTTAGCCGATGTACAGTTGCCATTCCCTGTGAATAATGCGAATGATCTATTGCATTGGTGTATGAAAACCGGCATGTCGATAAGTGAAGTGGTAATGGAAAACGAAACGGCCTGGCGCGGCGAAAAAGAAACCCGTGATGGAATGCTAAATATCTGGAATGTGATGCGTGACTGTATTTACCGTGGCTGTCATACAGAAGGTATCTTACCGGGTGGATTGAATGTAAAACGTCGGGCAGCAGAGTTGAATAAAAAATTATTAAGCGGTAAAAAATATAATGACTATGATGACTGGATGGCTGCCATCCGTGCCGGTGGCAATTCTTTTAAATATACGTTAGATTGGGTAAGTTGTTTTGCTTTGGCGGTAAATGAAGAGAACGCATCTTTTGGTCGTGTTGTAACAGCACCAACCAATGGAGCTGCCGGCGTTATACCCGCAGTTTTACAATACCATATAATTTTTGGTGATGGCAATACGGATGATAAGATCATTCGCTTTCTCATGACAGCGGCCGAGATCGGAAGTATTTTTAAAAAAGGCGCAACACTTTCCGCAGCAATGGGTGGCTGCCAGGCAGAGATTGGTGTATCATCGGCAATGGCTGCAGCTGCATTGGCCGAGAGCATGGGCGGTACACAGAAACAGGTTATGATGGCTGCAGAGATCGCCATGGAACATCATCTTGGTCTTACTTGCGATCCGATTGGAGGATTAGTACAGGTGCCTTGTATCGAACGAAATACAATGGGTGCCATAAAAGCAATTACTGCTGCACAGCTAGCATTGCAGGGTTCTCCCGATTATGCAAAAGTTTCTCTTGATGCTGTAATAAAAACCATGTGGGATACTGCAAAGGATATGGATCACAAATACAAAGAAACGGCTGATGGCGGCCTGGCAATAAATGTACCGCTTAGCTTGCCGGAATGCTGAGTGCTTTTCCAGCCTAACCCCCATATTTTCGACAAATAAAATAATACTACTTACGTGGTATTGGTAGCCAATGTTTAAATGTTTAATTTTTAGGCAGGAAAAGGCCCATGCCTCGCACCATTTATATATCATCAGTTTTCTCTGAGTTTAAAGAGATACGTAAAGTCATTCGCCAAAAACTGAATGAGAATAGGAAGCTTTACACGTTTATAGGCATGGAAGATTATGGAAGTGAAGACCGTGGAGCCCTTGATAAATGTGTGGAAGATGTAATGAGTGCTGACTTTTACATCCTTATCCTGGGTACATCTTACGGCAGTAAAGCCGAGATTGATGATGCAATGAAAGAGAGACTTCAGAAAGTACTTAGAGAAGATCTTAACCAGGAGTTGAAGGAACTGCGCTCATATACACATTGGGAGCATATTACCGCTATAAAAAGAAAGAAAACCGATAAACGGCTGGAGCGAAAAATTTATATAAAACAGCCAGAAGGTTGTGATGAATTTTGTGATGAAGTTAAACAGTGGCGGAATGATGCACTGGTAGATAAAATACTTTGTAAGTTCTTTAGTAAAGACGAAGAACTCCCCCAGTTATTGCTTGACGATCTGAATGAATACATTGATAGAAAATCCCGTGACACAAAAGACTTCGATCTGCGGTATAAATGTGATTGGGTGGAACCAGAAGATTTTTTTCTAAACAATCTATTGCCTCAACCAGTTCAATGTTTCCTTTTGCATAGCCATAACCGGAATATGCCCGCAAATTTTATTAAAAGAAAAAAACTGGATTTTGAAGCGAAGCAGAATCATGTTATGTTACTGGAGTTGCAATTGCCCCGTACTTTATCTGACGCCAAAGATGTAGAGTCCCTGGAAAAAAAATTTAAAACAGCCATTTTTAAAAAACTGGATGACGGACATAAGTTCATGAAGCCGGATGATATTACAATACCCGGTTTGCTGGGATTACTTGAACAAAAAAAGATGAAGTACCTTATTATTACCTGGGAAGTAGAACGAAACTTCTGGACAAAGGAGTTATTAAAACCCCTGATTGAGTCCTTTCATAAAAAATGCGTTTTATATAACGAACAGTTCAACTCAGATAAGCAGATCATTTTTTTTGCTATGGCAAAATATATTGATGATCCTACTATTGCCGAACAACTTTTCGATGAAAAAGTAAAAGGATTATCCTTTGGTTATGTAATGCCCAAACTCCCAAAAATAACCAAATACGATGTACTTGACTGGTTGGAGGATTTTAATATTGAACCTAATCCTGATAAAGCTGAAAAAATGATAGCCCAATTAATTGAGGGAGGTGATCAACCGGAATTTGAAAAATTTATGTCTGAACTGGATGGCCCTTTGAAAGAGATGATTGATAAATCTGAAAATTTAAAATAACATACTATGTATGAGTTAAAAAATATCCGGACAACAGAAGATAACAATCCGGCTGATTATGTAATTGCCGATGACGGTCTCTCCGAAGCTGTTAAGATGGCGATATGGTTACAGAAGCCTTTGTTATTAACCGGGGCACCCGGAACCGGTAAAACACAACTGGCCAGGAGGATTGCATTCGACTTATTTAACCTGGATGCAAAAGAGCTCGGCGGAGCCGCACCTTTTTCAAAAGAACCTTTGCAGTTTGATACAAAAACGACTTCAGCATCCTCTGATCTGTATTATACTTATGATGCAATAGGGCATTTTCAAAAACGACATGCAGGTGATGATGGAGGAAATCTTTCACCACATCCTTACATTAAACTGAATGCACTGGGCGAAGCCATTTTACAAACACATGGCAAAAAAGCCATACTTGCAAATGACAAGCTCAGCGATCTCCGGGGTTTACAAGGCTTTAATGACCTTGCCGATGAGCCGCAAAGCAGTGTTGTACTGATTGATGAAATTGATAAAGCTCCCCGTGATTTTCCTAATGATCTGCTTGCACAGATCGAGCATATGTTTTTTAGCATTCCTGAGTTAGGTAAAAAAATAAACCGTGCAGCTGATAAAGATTCGTCTGCCCGCATTGTTGTTTTTATGACAAGCAATTTTGAAAAAAATCTTCCGGATGCATTCTTACGTCGCTGTTTATTTTATCATATTGCCTCACCGGATGAAACACAACTATTACGGATCGTTTGTAGCAGGATGGCGCCATGGCTGGATAAAAGAAAGAATGGGAATAATGATCAAAATGGATTGAGTGATACACTTAAGGAAAAATTCAAAACAGTGATCAAAAAATTTGAGGAATATAAATTACAGATGGTTGATAAAAAGGCGGCCACTTCGGAGTTGCTGGAATGGATAAAAGTGCTGGAGGTGGAAGGCTTTTTTAAGAATGATCTTGACTTTACTAAGCTTTCTGATGATCAGAAAACGATTCTTAAATACTCTTTTCCCATCCTTGCAAAAAGTAAAGATGATTTACAAATGCTCGTCAATGATAAAATATTGTCTGCTATATAAACATTAAACTGTGCCGGTAACAAATGGTATACAGGTGCCTCTGAATGGGTTGATTTCAAAATTAAAAACCGAGGGGTTTGAGATCAGCACACGTACTGTTCTGGACATACAGAAAGTATTAACCGGTTTTAATGATGTTACAAATCCTGATACTGCCAGCCTCAAACTGGTATTGGGGCCACTGATCTGCCGCAACAAAGAAGAACAAGAAAAATTTTACAGGCTATTTGATGATTATGAAGCTTTATTAAAACCCCAGGTAGAACAATTGATGGAAGAGTATTCTGAGAAAAAAAATGACGATGAACAAAAAGCAAAGGAAGAGGAAGAAAAAAGTACGATAGAGGAAAAAAAAAGAAAGAGAAAGAAGAAAATTGTAAAATGGGGAATCGTCAGTTTATCTGGTTTACTGTTAATAGCTTTAAGCTATTACCTCATAGTAATTCGCTGTTTATTTTGTTCTGACCCTCCACCAGAAGTAAGAACAGCAACCTTGACTATTCTATATAATGGACAGGCTAAAAATTTTGTAGAAACCGACGAGACTGGAGTCGATATAGTAAAAGATAGTTTAGTTGAAATTTCAGCGGTCTTGTCAGATACTATTCCTGAAAAAAAATACAAGATAGTTTTTGTAATAGGAGATAGCTCATATTACCAGCGATCAGTAAATAAGCGTATCATACAAGCCGAGGAACTTAAAGTCGGAGCTTCGTTAATGGAAGGCGATTCCGTTATTTTTACTAATTCGGAAACAAGCGAAATATTTTGTGAGCCCAAACCTGTTTTGATCATTGAGAAGGATAGTTCATTATACAAATCAGCAAAAGCAGTTATATACAACGTAAGAAATAATCTCGACAGTAAGCATAATAAGTATACATACAAGTGGACACTGACTGGTAAGTCGGATACTCTTCCACCTTACACAAGTACAGATACTAGTTTTAAAATAAAACCTCCGGCATTGGCGGCATATAGTGTCACAGTGGAGGCAACAGGATCTGTTAATAAAAAATGCGAAAAAAAATCTTACACAAAGTCAATTGAAGAAAAGCCTCAACTGGTTTTGCAATTAACCGGAGTTAAAAAACTGGATCCTGGCACTGAATTTAATTTTATGTTTATCGTGATATTGTTAGTTGGTTCAGGGTTCATTCTTGGCCAGCTTAATTCAAGGTATTACGGAAAAAAATTAAAGGCCTTACGTAAGACATATTTTCCGGTTTATGAAACTGAGGTTCAGTTACCTGCAACAACAGATGAACTTACGGGGCCTTATAGTATAGACTTTAAACCACAGGAAAATAAGATCCCTGCTGAAACTTCCATCAATCAGTTAGCT contains:
- a CDS encoding peptidylprolyl isomerase — its product is MTRKLLVFLIFSVVFLQFSCLKTNKDCEFKPCEFVAPAAESQEVSAYLGANGLPGTKHCSGMYYNISNPGTGKSPDGCSYVNVKYRGYTTTNPIPFDEKTTAQLINLNQVITGWRSGIPLLKEGGIMTLYVPPYLGYGTQPLKDPSGNVIIPGNSILIFDIELVTVER
- a CDS encoding cupin domain-containing protein, whose protein sequence is MTQHNADYWIKHLQLQPHPEGGAYARIYTADLIIPRSSLPENFSGDRNSCTHIYYLLRQNDFSAFHRIRSDELWHFYDGDTLCIYEINKQGELTEHRLGKNPENGESPFCVIKSGNWFASRLKTGSSYALVGCTVSPGFDFADFEMGDRVKLTKQYPQHKELIVSLTR
- a CDS encoding FAD-binding oxidoreductase — translated: MDIIQGLQQILPEERIKSRLIDRVSYASDAGFYYLLPKAIVQPVSEEEIRLLFNFSHNSKTPLVFRTGGSSLSGQSITDGILVDLSRFWNRIKIEEEGKKVRVQPGITGAMVNAYLKKYKTKIGPDPSSISAAMMGGILSNNSSGMCCGVKYNSYHTAKHIRFILPDGKIFTTEKETDYKNFEIECPELFTELKSLRNEIRANQSLHDKIRFKYKTKNTVGYSLNAFLDYDHPFDIFAHLLIGAEGTLAFIAEAVMQTIPDLPCKSTSLLFFPDIYSACKAIIPLINSGAEMVELMDRASLRAVENMKGIDPFVKTLQETAAALLIEFQEQTTEKLESRVGNFLQYSNQLSLLNKPEFTSDPEQINFLWKVRKGLFPAVGAVRASGTTVILEDIAFPLETLGDAILDLQTSFKKYEYDNAIIFGHAKDGNIHFVVTQAFDTATEIERYDRFMREVVEIVVTKYNGTLKAEHGTGRNMAPFVETEWGGDAYRIMKRIKAAADPFNLLNPGVIINEDKEVHIKNLKLLPPVEEEVDKCIECGYCEHKCPSRDLTLTPRRRIVVRRALVQLKNAGEQNDYKELLKQYQYDGLDTCAVDGMCATACPVDINTGDLVKRLRRENHSSLSNSVALFVAKNFGLVERTTRFALKAGTGFNKFAGKKAMFHLTKGIRKIIPSFPLWTEQLGSPPSLKSLKNKFAISAINDSIVYFPGCISRLMGVSADGKKNIMETFLSVSEKAGVNVIIANNIIGTCCGQIYSSKGYGKAFQFTANKIIDHLWKITGTGKYPVVMDISSCTYTLQHLRPVLTQDNKERFDGLRIIDSIDYLHDYILPKNLSVQKKKSIVLHPVCSLQKMGIENKFLKIASCFSENVSVPKTAGCCGMAGDRGFLFPELTASATSAEADEVKNATYEGYYSSTKTCEMAMSEAVGKNYESVLYLVDATLI
- a CDS encoding L-serine ammonia-lyase, which translates into the protein MSHEAISVFDILKIGVGPSSSHTLGPWRAAQKFVQSISDKNLLQQVTTVRVLLYGSLAKTGKGHGTDIAVQLGLCGEDPVTFDVNAINSRIADIASMKEILLGGLHEVQFDPHNDIEFLFSESLPFHPNAVTFLAECRNGEAISETFYSIGGGFVVKEGEEKGSLADVQLPFPVNNANDLLHWCMKTGMSISEVVMENETAWRGEKETRDGMLNIWNVMRDCIYRGCHTEGILPGGLNVKRRAAELNKKLLSGKKYNDYDDWMAAIRAGGNSFKYTLDWVSCFALAVNEENASFGRVVTAPTNGAAGVIPAVLQYHIIFGDGNTDDKIIRFLMTAAEIGSIFKKGATLSAAMGGCQAEIGVSSAMAAAALAESMGGTQKQVMMAAEIAMEHHLGLTCDPIGGLVQVPCIERNTMGAIKAITAAQLALQGSPDYAKVSLDAVIKTMWDTAKDMDHKYKETADGGLAINVPLSLPEC
- a CDS encoding DUF4062 domain-containing protein → MPRTIYISSVFSEFKEIRKVIRQKLNENRKLYTFIGMEDYGSEDRGALDKCVEDVMSADFYILILGTSYGSKAEIDDAMKERLQKVLREDLNQELKELRSYTHWEHITAIKRKKTDKRLERKIYIKQPEGCDEFCDEVKQWRNDALVDKILCKFFSKDEELPQLLLDDLNEYIDRKSRDTKDFDLRYKCDWVEPEDFFLNNLLPQPVQCFLLHSHNRNMPANFIKRKKLDFEAKQNHVMLLELQLPRTLSDAKDVESLEKKFKTAIFKKLDDGHKFMKPDDITIPGLLGLLEQKKMKYLIITWEVERNFWTKELLKPLIESFHKKCVLYNEQFNSDKQIIFFAMAKYIDDPTIAEQLFDEKVKGLSFGYVMPKLPKITKYDVLDWLEDFNIEPNPDKAEKMIAQLIEGGDQPEFEKFMSELDGPLKEMIDKSENLK
- a CDS encoding AAA family ATPase, encoding MYELKNIRTTEDNNPADYVIADDGLSEAVKMAIWLQKPLLLTGAPGTGKTQLARRIAFDLFNLDAKELGGAAPFSKEPLQFDTKTTSASSDLYYTYDAIGHFQKRHAGDDGGNLSPHPYIKLNALGEAILQTHGKKAILANDKLSDLRGLQGFNDLADEPQSSVVLIDEIDKAPRDFPNDLLAQIEHMFFSIPELGKKINRAADKDSSARIVVFMTSNFEKNLPDAFLRRCLFYHIASPDETQLLRIVCSRMAPWLDKRKNGNNDQNGLSDTLKEKFKTVIKKFEEYKLQMVDKKAATSELLEWIKVLEVEGFFKNDLDFTKLSDDQKTILKYSFPILAKSKDDLQMLVNDKILSAI